The Prunus dulcis chromosome 3, ALMONDv2, whole genome shotgun sequence genome segment tttattaagttttagTATTGTAGAAATAtgcttttttattaattttttatttaccaCCCAAGCTTTATGAATAACTGCACACTTGTTCACATATCTCAACACAATGCCTGTAATGAGTGAAGGGTGCACATTTGAATCTTACATCGCAATCATCTACGCAATGTTGATGGCAAGTTAGATTCAGAACTCTAAATGGTTTTCTCCATAAATTGGCAGCAACAAATGAAGAGATAAGAGGAGCAGAGGCAGCAGATGGAGTGATCAAATTTGAGTCCCTGGCTTCCACCACATTACTTGGCACAAGAAGTGTGATATTCAACATCACCATATAATTAACAACTGCCCTCATCCTGTTTCTGTCCGTGATCGATCTGTATTACGAAGGCGATATTTTATAGTGTTGAAATTCTTCTTCACAAGTTATTTAGGTAGAATTAATTAGTTAGTTTAATTTAAATGAAGTGTTTAATTAAGTATACAAATCAGTTTACTATTGAAGGATAATTTATATCATCATTTTTTTGGGGGAAGGGGGGCAAGGTGCCTCTTGGCATAATATGaaggcttttttatttttaaagtacgTATACATAACGGCTAGTGTCATGATCTTGATCGAGAGTGTGAGATGTGATTCCTACACAATATTCATAATTCAAGATAGATCAACATGAATCAATTCATCATTCAAACATCAACGCATATGCAGAATGTGATTCGTACATCATGAATTTTATGCCGTCATTTTGGCATAAATATCGTTAAGCTAGCTCTTGTCCTCCATATTGGACTTGTCTGCAGTGTGCCCCAtggttttgaaataaatatcaCTCTTTCTGTGCTCATAGTAAGCTCTTGCGCGTGGTCCCATGTTTGAAGTGTCCATACTCATAATGCGGTCATCTTGCTCTCTTTGCTGCCTTTCATTCATTTCCTCCATGACCTTTACCTTTCTTTCTGCAACTTCTGCCTTTTTTTTGTCACTCTCTGCCAATTGTTTTGTAAATTGCTCCATCAAGTCGCAAATGCGAGAATCCAAAGTATTGACTACCTTGCTCCTCCTGTGTGCTTCTTTTTCAGCTCTTCTTCTTGTAGGCCTTTTGCTTTTTCGAGATTCCATTATATAATATGAATCTTTATCAGATTCAGGTGAAACAAGTGTGTTAGGGTCCGGAGGATGCGAGGAGAATGAGGAATGGATGTTGGGGTCTCTATCCTTAGTACGAGGATCAGGACTCTTAGCTGGTACCAAATCTTTCATCTTATGTTGCAAAATTTCCCAACAATGATTGAATGCAAAACGTTTCTTCTCATGCTCAAAGTACAGCATATTTGCTCGAAGAACCTAGTGAGGGTTTAAAGAAGTTAGCAAAGGATTATTATTACTAACTGCTAAGAAAAGGAGAAGTATTTGAGAAATATTATTGCTAGGTAAAAGGAAAGTACGAATTCTTACCTTGTTAGATTCCGTCAATCCACTTTGTTTATCTTCTACTCGAGCAAGACAATCATGAAATTTTTTGCAACTCCCGAAGATTAATTTCCACCTAGACTGAACTGAACATTGGGATCGTACATTTTGATCACCAGTTAACTCAACATAATTTTGGTATATTCGATCCCAGAAATTATATTGCGGTTTTGAAACAACATTGAACGGATCTTGGAAGATATTTAACCGAGCATTGCAAATAGCCACATCTTGTCCcaatgtgaatgattttcccCTTTTCATTGGTTGTTGAGTCTTCCAATTTGGATAAAAATGATTAATCAAAACTTAAGTacaataaaaaatgaacatATGTGGGCAGGCTGATTTTAACAGAAGAGTAAACTCTATGCATTCGAACAATTGAATggttcaaaattcaaactgTAGAGAGGACAATATTGTAATCCTCTTCCAACAGCTTAACAACTTTCTGAATTTTAAAACAGAGGACGACATCAAATAGATGAACATGCTGTAATTTTTTGTAACTTTATCAGGAGTATATCGTCTTTCTCACTATGAATACTCTAGCAATGCCATCATGCATGTCTACCCTAAGTTCCAATTAAACTAGATCACAACACCAGAAACGTAAAATTGTAATAACGCATTAACATTTCAACCCCTCAATTGCCTCTTCATATACTTGAATATCATTTGCAGACCCATCATCAAACAATAAGGATAAACACCCTttgtaaacccaaaaaaggCAAACATGACTCAATGAAAACATTCAAATCTCCTTTCGTGTCATCTCCAAACTTCAAACAGACCACATTACAACAGGATCAAAACCTTTCTCCCTCTATGAACCACAAGCTAGCTCATTAAGAAGTTCATCCCAATACATACTTTATACACACTTCTTCACTAGACCCCGCAGCGATGATGTTATTCGCATTACTActcatcattttctttctttgcccTTTGTCCAGCACTCTTAGGGGTCCAAGCTACTAGTTGGATAATCCGTGCTATAGGCCAGGCTAGCccacagaaaaacaaaaaattctcAAGTAAAATTTGCACTCAAAAGTTTCCATCTTCAGCCCAGTTTACAGGCTCCAGCTTCCAGCCCCTTAAAAATCCAGAGACACCCCACTCCCCCGAAAACAAAGTCCTATCTCAGTTACTGGGACTCTGTATGGGTGTTTCTTACAATGATTAACCAAATGATTCATGTCTCACACCTCATAGTATTACATGCAGTCCTTAGGTACTCTCGCATTCACCACCTTCTGTTGAGGGTAGCAATCGCATACACTATGGGGCCCTAAATTGTTTTATCTTCTAACCACACATTGCAGATGGAGGAAGTGAAACGATTGTGGTTCCAGTTGGATAAATTTCATAGTTTCTGCAGGACTACGATGCAAAATTGAATTCTTATACATTGCCCTCAAAGTATGGAAGAGAAATAAACTTACAAGTAGTCAGAAACTGCAGGTAAACCTCCTAGTTCAAGAGCCTTATACTAACTCAACCTGCAAGTCTGCAACcataaaaattacaattaacAGCACACTTAGTAATACAGAAGCACACCAATAGCCAATGGAACATTAAAAAACGAAATTGAAAATAGAATTAACAGAGGCACACACAACGGAAAATACAATTAACAGAACAATTAAATCAACACAAGCACACGAACCCAAAACAATTACAGAACAAATCAACAGAAACAGAGAGTAAacatgtaaaataaataattaacagCAGgctaaattaagaaaagaattaAACTAAAgataatcataataataacaaattagCTCAAGCAAACAAACACACTACACAAATGCATCAACGTTAAGTAAACCAGATACCAAATAGGCAATGTGGTAGAGAGAGATACCATTAGTCCAAAGAGCAACATAGTTGCAGGCGACGCTGGGCGGCAGAAGAGCTGCAGAGGGAAGGCCTGAGGCAGAGAAGATGAAATGAGGGATTTTTGGGTGTTCGGTTTGTGGGGTTGATTCTGTGGGAAGGACCACATGTCAATTTACAATTAGTCATTAACTCATTGAGATAACCATTATTTCAAAGGCTTATTTAATTGGTAAATGTTGTAAATAAttagtggagcccacatgttggaaataattttgtttacaAAAGGGTTCATCCCTTCTTGTATTTGACAGAGATAGAAATCATCAATCGATTGCAGAGGTTTTTCGTCTGCTTCCtcaactctctttctctccatCAATTCTTTAGTTTTATAACAGTAAAGAGTTATTTAAATTGACACtttttgagatttttggtGTTTTCATAAAACCTCCCGCAGTTTCATAAATTACATAAACACCTCTTtaggttttaaattgttttcacaaaactacTTTTCGTTGACTGTTcgtccaaaaattgatgatttcatatatataaaaaaaaaactttcaaaattaACATTAATGAATGTATGTACAATCTAATCTCAAAGCCTAACTTTgtcattaatttttatgtaAAATCACCaatctttggaaaaaaaatcaacggAAAGTCATTTTGTGTAAACAAACTCGAGGGGTGTTCGTATAATTTCTTAAACCTTAaagggttttgtgaaaaaaaatttgaaaaccttAGAGGATGTTAATTTAAATAacttattaataaataatgagttgaattttttatttaaatggtcattgaatttgtttttttttttttaaaatgttgaaGTCCTTGAAATCAATCAATCTTGGGCTCAAAGTTTTGGTCTACATATCAAATTGTTCCGTGTTATAATATtccataaaaaatttcaatgaaattaGTCATCAGTTAACTTAGAAGGGGtaattttcatcaaaatacAAACTATCTGCCCATGAGACAAAATAAAgctcaagttttttttaattcaaaaaggTCATTTGAATATATTGACACCTCCAAAGTTGAATTTTCTGCCTAGTTTACGACATTTCATTATCAAATATTTCCATTCAAGAATGGAAATGAAGAATTAGTATATTGTCTattaaaagagaaagcaaaatgaaggaaagaaacgagaagagagagtgtgtgtgagaactactttttctttttcttgtttgatcaagaaggagaaaaaactTCATTCAGTAATCACTCAAGTACAAGAATTCCTTGCAAACCAGATGTCATCGATGTGGCTTTATTAAAACCTTATCTTGCAAACCTTAGGGGAGGAAAATTCGgtcaaaaaaaaagagtatcaTAACATCTGAAAAAACTAAGAAAACATTCTAGCTATTCTCCAAGTCCTTTTCCAAACGCGGTGGCAACCAGGTTGGAGtgatatttttctaaattgaAGATCTAGATCTAAGCATAGATCGGTTTGTTTCAAGAGAGGGCAATCCATGAACCGTTCCAAACTTTCAATCACCCAAAATTTCTTACGTTAACCAATACTTTGGCCTCGGATCAAATGAGGTTGATACaatgaattttaggtttggctcttcttttttttgttcctaGTTGAATACGTCACAACGTTATCAATTTTAAGTTAGAAGTTAGAACGTTATataagaaagaaggaaagaaaaaaagaggacgctttttttttggacgaacaaaaaaaagaaaaaagggtcgcttagagcatttccaaGAGAGTCTCCAAATTTTAGTCAAATTCTAACTAAAATAGCTAGAAAGCTATTATAGCAAATCACTTAAAAAGTGTTTCCTCCTGCAATTTTCTCTATTTTGActaatttgaaatattttattattattattttatctttctcattctccctctttctcttgcaaatcaaatatattaaaaagaaaagtagaaaCCTAATCCCATCAACCTCCCAAatgtctctatctctctcccccgttttctctctctttctctttctcctcaATTTGGCAAGctccatttctctctcctccttgcTAGATGTAGAAAGCCAAAAGTTGGTTCTCCAAAATAGAGAGCCAAGTAGGAGCCAAGTAGGGAGTCCGCCGAAAAGAggatttttcttatttttagcCAAAGTAGATAGGGATGAGAGGATAGGAAATGCTCTTAGAGAGTTCATTAAGCACGTCTTTGAAGTTGGGCCAGATTCAACAACATTCAATCATGTGGGCCTCTTTGACTTCATGCTAATGGCTCTCCCTCAAATAAAACGCAAAAAAGAAACACCCTACTCTTCACATAGCAGTCACAGTTCACTCACGAACGGCAAACCCTACCTCTCGACAAAAGAAATTCAGCATGCCATGCCTCCCAGCAGAACTGCTGATCGACATCATCCCACGACTCTCACCCAAGGACTTGGTGAGCTTCATGTGCGTTTCTAAAGAATGGAAAGCTATCATCCAAGATCCACAGTTCGCCATAACCCATCTCCAACGCTCCATCAAAACCAAATCCCATGCCATCATTTTACTCATCCCATCTACTCCGATGAGCTGCTATTTTCACTCAAATTTTCCGACAAAGATACAACGTCGGGCCAAGTTTTGAAAATCAAGTTGCCTTGGGAACAGCCTCTGTTAACTAGAGACCTAATCTTCGGCTACTGTAATGGCTTGGTTTGCATTCAAAATGGTGAAGGCTTTCTTTTATGGAAGCCGTCCATCCAGAAGTTCAAAATCGAATTCTTGTTAGAATTCACAGACTATGATCTGTTTTCAGGTTTTGGATTATTGATAGATGGAGCTCATGTAGGAAGAGAAAACACAGAGAGAAaacttggagaagaagatgaaatgaCTGAGTCTGTTATCTCACATAGTCATGCACAAGCTGTGCATGACAATATAACCGTTAGGAATAGATATTCCCTTTTACATCATCCAATCTAACCATTGATTAACTATCCTATGAGATAGCTACACCTGGCACAATTCTACTACAACTAAGAATACATCTCAGCTGTCCATTGGACTGTGATCCAATGGTTCACAATTAAACAACAAACACACTCAGCTAAAAACACTTATACtttaacactcccttctaagtGTTTAGCTGAGATGACTCCAAGCTTGCTCCTTAGATATTCAAACCGATCCCTTGCCAATGCCTTAGTAAAGATATCTGCATTCTGCTCTCCAGTTCTGCAGTATAACAGATCAATCTCACCATTTTGCAAAGCATCacgaatgaaatgaaatcttCTACTTATATGTCTTGTCCTGTGATGATGCACATGGTTCTTTGTTATTGCAATTGCtgaagtgttgtcacatagAATTGGAGTAAACTCAACTTGTTCCTCACCAAAATCAGATAGAACAAATCTTAACCAGACTGCTTGAGCTGTAGCTTCAGCTGCACTAAcatattctgcctctgcagtaGATAGTGCTACACTGCTCTGCTTAACTGATGCCCAAGAGAAAACACCTGATCCAAGATGGAAAGCATAGCCAGAAGTACTCCTCATATCATCTTCACAACCTGAccaatcactgtcacaataTCCAACCAGCATtgcctcttttcctttctcatatgCTATGCCATAGTCTAGAGTACCTTGAATGTATCTAAGTACTCTCTTGGCAGTTCCCATGTGCTTCTTTGTAGGTCCATGCATATATCTAGCCAAGAGACTTGCAGCAAACATGATATCTGGCCTTGTTGCTGTCAGATATAGCAAGCTTCCAACTATCTGTCTGTACACCTTTTCATCAGCCTGTTCACTTCCATCCTCCTTGGATAACTTCTCATTCATAGCTAGTGGAGTTGACACTGCTTTACAGTCTTTGAAACCAAACTTGTCCAACAATGTTCTTGCATATTTTTTCTGATGCAAGAAGATGTAGGACTCAGCTTGTATCACACCCAATCCCAGAAAATGGTGCAACAATCCAGATCTGTCATTTCATATCTTTTCATCATTTCAGTTTTAAAGCTCATCACCAATTCTTCAGAACTTCCTGTGTAGAtgatatcatctacatatagTGAAACAATTAGGATTCCACTTTCTGCAGCTTTCACATATAATGTAGCCTCACTAGGACTCTTCTGAAATCCTGCAGCTgtaaaatatgaattaatttcttcataccaagctcttggagcttgtttgaGACCATAAAGAGCCTTCTTGAGTCTATAAACTCTGTCTTCCTTGTCTTTAACCACAAATCCTGGAGGTTGATCCACATACACCTCCTCATGTAACACTCCATTTAAGAAAGCTGACTTTACATCAAGCTGAAACAACTTCCATATTTTCTGAGCAGCCAAAGCTATTAGTGTTCTCACTGTATCAAGTCGAGCAACTGGTGCAAATGtctcattgaaatcaattcctGGCTTTTGAGTGTAGCCTTTAGCTACTAGccttgctttgtttttctgaACAGATCCATCCAGATTTAGCTTGACTTTAAAGATCCATTTGACTCCAACTATAGGTTTATCAGATGGCCTTTTTACCAATTCCCAAGtttcattcttctcaatcatctcAAGTTCAGCTTCCATTGCCTTTTGCCATGCTGCATCCTTGATAGCTTCTTCAAAGGTTTCTGGTTCAATGATACAGATGTTGCATCTTTCATAGATCTCTGTAAGACTTTTGTATTTCAATGGGGTGTGGTCAATATCTTGAGTACCTGTGTCAACCACTGATCTTTCTTCATTGTCTTCTAATAACCTCATTCTCAACTGAATGTTCTGCTTGCTTCACAACTGTGTCATTGCTCCCTTCCTCCTTTTCAGACACAATTTCAGTAAGTGGCACTGAAACACTGCATTCTTGCTGTGCATTCCAATCCCAACTAGCTTCTTCATTAAATACCACATCCCTTGAGATAATCACCTTTTCAGTGGTAATGTTATACAGTCTATACCCCTTCTCACAGCTGCCATATCCTAGAAACACACACCTTTTGCTTGCTAAATCTAGTTTCTGCCTCTGTGGGTTTGGAACATGTGCATAGCACAAAGATCCAAACACTCTTAAGTGTTTAAGTCCTGGCTTTCTCCCACTATAGGCTTCAAATGGTGTTTTCTTGTCCAAAGCTTTAGTTGGACTTCGGTTTAGAACATACACTGCAGTATTAACAGTTTCTGCCCAAAACTCAAGTGGCATGCCCTTCTCAAACATCATACACTTGGCCATCTCCACTATGGTTCTGTTTTCCTCTCAGCCACACCATTCTGCTGTGGTGAGTATGCCACTGTAAGCTGCCTCTCCATTCCCATTTCATCACAGAATTTATTGAACTCATTAGAGGTGTACTCTCCTCCCCTATCACTTCTTAGCTTCTTCACCTTATATCCACTTTGCAATTCAACAGTGGCTCTAAACCTCTTAAACACTGTGAATACCTCAGATTTGCATCTCAAGAAATAGATCCAGCACATTCTTGTACAGTCATCTATAAAAGTAAGGAAATACCTGTTTCCTGTTTTGTAACAGTTTGCATTGGACCACACACATCAGTGTGTACCAATTCCAGTGGAGTTGTAACTCTGCTGGTTGCTTCTTTTGGAAAAGCCTTCCTGCAATGTTTTCCAAAAGTACAGCCTTCACACACTGCATTCGCATTTTTAATTTCTGGCAGACCAAGCACCATATCTTCATTCTGCAGCAGTTTCAAACTCTGGAAGTTTAAGTGTCCCATTCTCCTATGCCAAAGCAATGTTGATTGACTTATGCTTGCTTTTAGTGCAACATGTAAGTCTGTTTGAAGTTTCAAAGGAAAACTTCTATTTCCTTTCATATGCACTCTAGCCACCAGATTTGAGAGAGAGCTATCATCATAAACCTCTGCCTTGTTATCtccaaaaattagaaaatatccatgctccatcatttgTCCAACACTGAGTAGGTTCTCTTTGAGACCAGATACCAGCAGCACCTCCTTGATATATTTCCTTCCCATTTTAGTTTCAACCATCAAGCTTCCTTTTCCAATAACATCAACCAACTGTCCTGTGCCCATTGCAACTTTTGCTGTCACATTCCTATCAATATCAATCAAGACATCTTCTCTGCCAGTCATGTGGTTACTACACCCACTGTCCAAGTACCATACCTCTTCCATGGACAGTTGCTTTGCTGCTGCACAGGTTTCTTACTATAGCAGTCTTTGGCAATGTGACCAAGCTTGTCACAGTTATAGCACTTCGGTTTGCCCTTGAATCTACATTCTCCATAATGCAATTTCCCACAATGTTTGCAAGGATTTTTAGTTCCATCAGCAGGTTTATTATCCCACTTCTTCCCCTTATCCTTCCAATTCTTCTGCTGCTTGTTATTCTGATTTCCAGTGGCCTTAGCTGATTTGGAATCCACACTCAGACTAGCAAAGGCCTTCTCAGTCTTGTTCTCATGATGTCTTTCCAATCTTTGAGCAAAGCTCTTCAATGAGGCTACCACCTCTTGAACCTCAATTACATCTAGATCCCTTGAATGTTCAATTACAGAACAGATTGGATCATACACAGGCAGCAGGCTAATTAACATTTTCTGCACAATTCTTTCTCTAGATAACTNNNNNNNNNNCGTGcatctcatcctctctcattctagtatattcaaattctctacGAAGACTTTGCAATTTTACACTCCTTACCTGCTTATCACCATGAAATTCCTGCTTCAGAATATTCCAGGCTCCATGAGATGATTCTTCATGAGAAATCCTAGGGAAGATCTCTTCAGATACAGCTCCTTGAATCAACCCCAAGGCCTTAGCATCTTTCATCAGGATCTCGGCTAGAGCCATCTTCCCAGCACCACTCgattcctctttttccttctgcTTTGCATCAGATTCATCAGCTCCCTTCGAATCTGAGCTTCCTATTCCTTTCTCAACCAATTCCCAAATcccatgagatttgaaaatggttttcatccTTATGCTCCAGAACTTATAGTTCTCACCATTGAAGATCGGAGCTCGCAGCTCACCACCTCCAGATCCTGCCATGTTAGACACAGATCTCCAAGAAAGCAAGTTCGTCAGAAATCGCAGCTCACTTCCTTCACAGATTCAAACGCCCAGCTAAACAATCGAACCTGACTATGATCTGTTTTCAGGTTTTGGATTATTGATAGATGGAGCTCATGTAGGAAGAGAAAACACAGAGAGAAAactttggagaagaagaagatgaaaattgaGTCTGTTATCTCACATTGTCATGCACAAGCTGTGAAGTACAATATAACCGTTAGGAATCGAATATTCCCTTTTACATCATCCAATCTAACCATTGATTAAACTATCCTATGAGATAGCTACACCTGGCACAATTCTACTACAACTAAGAATACATCTCAGCTGTCCATTGGACTGTGATCCAATGGTTCACAATTAAACAACAAACACACTCAGCTAAAAACACTTATACTTTAACAATTCTTGCAcgcatttttttatatatagattttgTTTAGTGCTGTCAAACATAGAAGTTGATAATTACAGTTAATTAGCAGCGCTACGTGCAGCAGAATAGATCTTGTTTGGACCTGCAAGGCATGGCATGTCGGGTttaattttgctccacataagAGGAAGGAAAACAGAAACAGCGCCAAAAAATTATGAtagtaaaaaaggaaaactatgCTAATAGCACATATTGTTGCATTCAACTAAGTCAGATTTAATTAAGAAGGGTAGAGATTGTGGAATAAAACGAACATTATatcagaaaggaaaaaaaaaaaaagcccgtAAATCCCAATAGTTTTACTACTTATTTTAACGGCCACAAGCCCGTGTTTAAAGTTGAGCAAGATTGAACGCATTTAGGGGAACTCAAAAactgttatttttctttccttttttgttttttgcataCCAAACAGCTTGCGGGCCTAtttgtctttcctttttctttttcttttcttgatgaACTGGGGAGCTTGTCGAAGAGGCCCTAAACTATAAAGCAAAGGAGAAAAACCCTAACCCCTGATCACTCAAAAACGGCAAACCCTACCTCGGCGAGCAAAGTCAGCATGCGGGACCTCCCAGCAGAAGTGTTTATGGACATCTTCGCACGCCTCTCACCCAAGGACTTGGTGCGATCCACTTGCGTTTCTAAAGAAGGGAAGGCTACCATCGAAGATCCACAGTTGGCCAAATCGCATCTCCAACGCTCCATCAAAACCAAATCCCATCCTACCATTTTAATTATCTCACCTAACCCGATCGTCAACTGTTTTTCACTCAACTTTTCCGACACCGATACGACGTACGGTAAACGTTTGATAATCGAGCAGCCTTGGCAACATCCTCCTCGGTTAACTTGTGACAAAATCTTCGGCTACTTTAATGGTCTGGTTTGCATGCACGACGGTGCAGGCTTTGGTTTATGGAACCCTTCCATCCAAAAGTTCAAGAGGATCCACTCGTCGCCATTTAGTATGTTCCGGTTTGCAAAGATCCATGGTGGCTTCGGGTATGATTCGGTCAATGTTGACTATAAATTGGTTAGTTTCGTGCACTTGAATACGTTCTGCGCAGTGCACTCATATAGCCTAAAATCTGGTGCATGGAAATCAATTCAAGACTTGCCTCTCAAGGGTCTTGTATTTGACTCACAGGGTGTGTTTTTACAGCGTGCTTTACATTGGTTGACGCTTCAAGAAACAGATGGTGAACGGATGTTAAATATTCTAACCTTCGATCTTGCAAGCGAGGAGTTTTGCAAGTTTCCTCTACCCGTCCATATATTTCCTGCTCCCATATCTGATCAGGTTTGTAGGTGGCCTATTTATTCTTTAGTAGTCGTGGGAGGGTATCTATGTATTTATCTAACGGAGAGTAGATGTAAGGCTTGGATTATGAGAGAATATGGAGTGGTAGAATCTTGGAGTATGCTTTATTCTTTTGATGAGCAGGTTCACAATTGCAAGCCTTTATTGCTTTCAAGTTGTGGTAAAATGGTACTTTTGGAAGAGAACTACAGCCGTCTTGTTTGGTACGATCTACATAATGGGACGCGCAAAATGTTTCAAAGTCCTATGGCTCAATCTTTTTCCACAATTATTTGTGAGGAGAGCATTCATCTTCTTGGAAGTTAGGAGGAGGTACAATGTATGAAGATGTTTTGAAGTCTGGAAttgatcttctttttttgccaAAGTTGGGAATGGGGAGGGGGGGAACTCACACGCACGGATACCATAAGGGCTTGAATCCAAAACCACTTAGAAGTACAACAAAGGCATGAGCCAATCCAGCTAACATCCCATTGATTGGAATTGATCTCTTTGATTTAGGTGTTATATATGTACTTCAATCATATAGACCAAATGACGGTTTCTTTTCGTAAAATGTTGGATGttgattatttttcttttatccaaGGACCTACTATTTTTCGGTCTtagtatatatgttttttttatttgtttcttttgtctAAAGACTAAATTCTGTTATTGGCTGcttgattttccttttatatgaCCATTTTCTATTCAAATGGTATCCTGTGTAAGTTTTAGCAGGCCGGTGGGTGCGTATCTTTATTGTACTTGGACATAATGACAGATTACAGATAAATATAATAAGCTTATAGATGAGATTATGTGCCGTGCATCTATTAGTGTCATGAATGTTCATCATGTTAGACAAA includes the following:
- the LOC117622244 gene encoding uncharacterized protein LOC117622244 encodes the protein MKRGKSFTLGQDVAICNARLNIFQDPFNVVSKPQYNFWDRIYQNYVELTGDQNVRSQCSVQSRWKLIFGSCKKFHDCLARVEDKQSGLTESNKVLRANMLYFEHEKKRFAFNHCWEILQHKMKDLVPAKSPDPRTKDRDPNIHSSFSSHPPDPNTLVSPESDKDSYYIMESRKSKRPTRRRAEKEAHRRSKVVNTLDSRICDLMEQFTKQLAESDKKKAEVAERKVKVMEEMNERQQREQDDRIMSMDTSNMGPRARAYYEHRKSDIYFKTMGHTADKSNMEDKS
- the LOC117621646 gene encoding putative F-box protein At3g16210, whose protein sequence is MRDLPAEVFMDIFARLSPKDLVRSTCVSKEGKATIEDPQLAKSHLQRSIKTKSHPTILIISPNPIVNCFSLNFSDTDTTYGKRLIIEQPWQHPPRLTCDKIFGYFNGLVCMHDGAGFGLWNPSIQKFKRIHSSPFSMFRFAKIHGGFGYDSVNVDYKLVSFVHLNTFCAVHSYSLKSGAWKSIQDLPLKGLVFDSQGVFLQRALHWLTLQETDGERMLNILTFDLASEEFCKFPLPVHIFPAPISDQVHNCKPLLLSSCGKMVLLEENYSRLVWYDLHNGTRKMFQSPMAQSFSTIICEESIHLLGS
- the LOC117621645 gene encoding uncharacterized protein LOC117621645; protein product: MAGSGGGELRAPIFNGENYKFWSIRMKTIFKSHGIWELVEKGIGSSDSKGADESDAKQKEKEESSGAGKMALAEILMKDAKALGLIQGAVSEEIFPRISHEESSHGAWNILKQEFHGDKQKMLISLLPVYDPICSVIEHSRDLDVIEVQEVVASLKSFAQRLERHHENKTEKAFASLSVDSKSAKATGNQNNKQQKNWKDKGKKWDNKPADGTKNPCKHCGKLHYGECRFKGKPKCYNCDKLGHIAKDCYSKKPVQQQSNCPWKRYGTWTVGVVTT